GATGCTACTAATTTGACAGAGCATTGGCATACTCTAGTTAATTGCCGATTTTTCATTTACACAATCCAATTCATATTTCTTAGAACCTATGCAACTTGAATTTATTTAAACAAAACGAACTTTTATTTTTAGCTTAATTCAATTTTAGCATCTTTAGTATGCACTAGACTAAAAATTTCAAATTTCAGTTTTTGTAAGGGAATTATCATCCTTGGGCAATTGCGATCGCACAAGAAAGGCGGCAGCTTCAACATGAGCAGTTTGAGGAAAAAAATCGGCAGGTTGCACCCGTGTGATGGTATATTGCCCATCTTGACAAAGCAATTTCAGGTCGCGGGCGAGGGTAGCTACTTTACAGCTGACGTAAACTATCCGAGATGGTTTCAGTTGCCGTAAAGTTTCGATGACAGCGCGATCGCAACCCTTACGTGGCGGATCGAGTATTACTACTTCTGGTATTGTGCCCATTTTTGGAAGCAATTTCTCTACTGCCCCAACTTGGAATGTCACATTATCAATTCCGTTCCGGTGGGCATTCAAAATAGCTTGTTCTACTGCTGCTGGTTGCACTTCTAATCCTGTAGCAAGACGTACTTTTTTGGCTAGGGGTAAAGTTAAAGTCCCAATACCACAGTAGGCATCAACTAGCAACTCATGCCCTTGAAGATTGAGTTCTGATTGAATTACTTGCAATAGTGCTTCTGCGGTTTCTGTATACACTTGGAAAAAAGTATCTGGGCGGACTTGAAATTCCAGTCCAGCAAAATTTTCACGCAGGTGTGGGACTCCAGCGATGCAACGGGTTTCTGATCCAAAGATAGCATTTGTGCGATCGCCATTGCGGTTGAGCGACACTCCCACTAACTGCGGATAACGCTTTAACCATTCCTGGGCTTGGGTTTCAATTCCCGATAAATTCCAGTCTTTTACCACCAAAGTCAGCAACATTTCTCCAGTGTGTCGGCCAATGCGTAAACCAAGATGGCGAATTTTTCCTTGATGGCGCTGTTCGTCATAGATTTGCCAACCTTGTTGTTGAATGTCCTGCTTAACTCCGGCAAGTAAGGGATTTAATCGCGCATCTTGGACTGGACATTGATTTAAGTTAATTAATTGGTGACTACCTTTTTGGTAGTAACCAGCTTGTACCTGTCCTGTTGCCGATGTGCCCAGAGGATATGTAGATTTATTACGGTAGCCTAAAGCAGAAGGGGCGGCGAGTACCGGATTTACTGGTGGTTGGACAAAACCGCCAATGCGCTCTATTGCTTGGATAACTTGATTTTGCTTGGCTACTAGCTGGTAATCATAATT
This genomic interval from Nostoc sp. KVJ3 contains the following:
- the rlmD gene encoding 23S rRNA (uracil(1939)-C(5))-methyltransferase RlmD, giving the protein MTKIIWQQGELIEVTIANLSDTGDGVGRADERVVFVPDTVPGDRAIVRLVHVKPKYAHGKLQQLLEPSSHRIRPNCIVADKCGGCQWQHINYDYQLVAKQNQVIQAIERIGGFVQPPVNPVLAAPSALGYRNKSTYPLGTSATGQVQAGYYQKGSHQLINLNQCPVQDARLNPLLAGVKQDIQQQGWQIYDEQRHQGKIRHLGLRIGRHTGEMLLTLVVKDWNLSGIETQAQEWLKRYPQLVGVSLNRNGDRTNAIFGSETRCIAGVPHLRENFAGLEFQVRPDTFFQVYTETAEALLQVIQSELNLQGHELLVDAYCGIGTLTLPLAKKVRLATGLEVQPAAVEQAILNAHRNGIDNVTFQVGAVEKLLPKMGTIPEVVILDPPRKGCDRAVIETLRQLKPSRIVYVSCKVATLARDLKLLCQDGQYTITRVQPADFFPQTAHVEAAAFLVRSQLPKDDNSLTKTEI